In a single window of the Tiliqua scincoides isolate rTilSci1 chromosome 15, rTilSci1.hap2, whole genome shotgun sequence genome:
- the BBS1 gene encoding Bardet-Biedl syndrome 1 protein isoform X2 has translation MKLKVYQGTGLLSENALPDLPASVVAFLMEQHEPRTPAVAVASGPFIYVYKNLRPYFKFTLPPLEINPLEEGVWEQAKEDQADPLVLKEMLEEIREKSVVPLSVKSLMFLALDPPEMDSFLDQHKLLPLKRQTVITCMATLKKNMVDEDAISCLVIGMESAEILVLDPEAFTVLAKMVLPSVPAFLDVTGQFDVEYRLTVACRNGCIYVLRRDSKRPKYCIELSSHSVGLIWVQKNIVTACSDETLRAYTQKGKKLWTVQLPAPPTALSLMDQKSRGFQAVLVALANVEVHVYRDKNLVDIIQTQDVVTSICFGRYGREDNTLVMTTKGGGLIVKILKRTATFDGGNIFVGAPVAQSIKLSLPKKTQLYVDQTLRERESGVAMHQVFQRDLNRIRLTAARAYAQVLECNQAPVSESLQEPLKMNAVVQGMGPTFKVILHLQNASATRAIIGLLINFEYDENFYSVERPFFKAPMLVPGLNYPLSTFVECLSDKAISDVIKVFVLREGLRDPLLSVHINMPVSEGLVMSG, from the exons ATGAAGCTGAAGGTGTACCAGGGCACAGGCCTGCTGAGCGAGAATGCCCTTCCAGACTTGCCTGCTAGTGTGGTCGCCTTCCTGATGGAGCAGCATGAGCCCCGCACGCCGGCCGTGGCTGTGGCCTCTGGGCCTTTTATCTACGTGTACAAGAACCTGAGACCCTACTTCAAATTCACACTGCCCCCCCTGGAAATCAACCCATTGGAGGAGGGTGTTTGGGAGCAGGCTAAAGAG GATCAGGCTGACCCCTTGGTGCTGAAAGAGATGCTGGAGGAGATCCG GGAAAAATCAGTTGTTCCATTGTCGGTGAAGTCTTTGAT GTTCTTGGCCCTCGATCCCCCTGAAATGGACTCATTCTTGGACCAGCACAAACTTTTGCCTCTGAAGCGCCAG ACAGTGATCACCTGCATGGCTACTCTGAAGAAGAACATGGTGGACGAAGATGCCATCAGCTGCCTGGTGATTGGAATGGAGAGCGCCGAGATCCTGGTCTTGGATCCCGAGGCCTTCACTGTCCTGGCAAAG ATGGTGTTGCCGAGCGTGCCGGCCTTCCTGGATGTCACGGGGCAGTTTGATGTGGAGTACCGTCTCACCGTGGCCTGCCGGAACGGCTGCATCTATGTCCTCCGCAG GGACTCAAAGCGGCCAAAATACTGCATTGAGCTCAGCTCTCATTCTGTGGGTTTGATCTGGGTCCAGAAGAACATTGTGACCGCTTGTTCCGATGAGACGCTGCGAGCCTATACACAAAAG GGAAAGAAGCTCTGGACGGTCCAGCTGCCGGCCCCACCAACAGCTTTGAGCCTCATGGACCAGAAATCCCGGGGCTTCCAGGCCGTGCTGGTGGCCTTGGCCAATGTGGAGGTACATGTGTACCGGGACAAAAACCTTGTCGACATCATCCAAACACAG gatgtGGTCACCAGCATCTGCTTTGGCCGCTACGGGCGGGAGGACAATACCCTTGTCATGACCACAAAAG GCGGCGGCCTTATTGTGAAGATCTTAAAGCGCACTGCAACATTCGACGGGGGCAACATCTTTGTTGGCGCCCCTGTTGCCCAGAGCATCAAGCTCAGCCTCCCCAAGAAGACCCAGCTGTACGTGGACCAGACACTCCGGGAGCGAGAGAGTGGAGTGG CCATGCACCAGGTCTTCCAGAGGGACCTGAATCGTATCCGCCTCACGGCTGCTCGCGCCTATGCCCAGGTGCTGGAGTGCAACCAGGCCCCTGTCTCGGAGTCGCTGCAGGAGCCTCTGAAGATGAACGCTGTG GTCCAGGGCATGGGCCCCACCTTCAAGGTGATCCTGCACCTCCAGAATGCCTCGGCCACCCGCGCCATCATTGGGCTCCTCATCAACTTTGAGTACGATGAGAACTTCTACTCCGTTGAGCGTCCTTTCTTCAAG GCTCCCATGTTGGTCCCGGGGCTGAACTACCCACTGTCGACCTTTGTGGAGTGTCTCAGCGACAAAGCCATATCGGACGTGATCAAG GTGTTTGTGCTGCGGGAGGGGCTGCGAGACCCGTTGCTCTCGGTTCATATCAATATGCCTGTGAGCGAAGGCTTGGTGATGTCGGGGTAG
- the BBS1 gene encoding Bardet-Biedl syndrome 1 protein isoform X1 — protein sequence MPTTTRSPTCTHFPPASRWPTCMEMENTRNFWLSLSPQLVVGDLGSAGHDMKLKVYQGTGLLSENALPDLPASVVAFLMEQHEPRTPAVAVASGPFIYVYKNLRPYFKFTLPPLEINPLEEGVWEQAKEDQADPLVLKEMLEEIREKSVVPLSVKSLMFLALDPPEMDSFLDQHKLLPLKRQTVITCMATLKKNMVDEDAISCLVIGMESAEILVLDPEAFTVLAKMVLPSVPAFLDVTGQFDVEYRLTVACRNGCIYVLRRDSKRPKYCIELSSHSVGLIWVQKNIVTACSDETLRAYTQKGKKLWTVQLPAPPTALSLMDQKSRGFQAVLVALANVEVHVYRDKNLVDIIQTQDVVTSICFGRYGREDNTLVMTTKGGGLIVKILKRTATFDGGNIFVGAPVAQSIKLSLPKKTQLYVDQTLRERESGVAMHQVFQRDLNRIRLTAARAYAQVLECNQAPVSESLQEPLKMNAVVQGMGPTFKVILHLQNASATRAIIGLLINFEYDENFYSVERPFFKAPMLVPGLNYPLSTFVECLSDKAISDVIKVFVLREGLRDPLLSVHINMPVSEGLVMSG from the exons GAACTTCTGGCTCTCCTTGTCTCCCCAGCTGGTGGTGGGTGACCTTGGCTCTGCAGGGCACGACATGAAGCTGAAGGTGTACCAGGGCACAGGCCTGCTGAGCGAGAATGCCCTTCCAGACTTGCCTGCTAGTGTGGTCGCCTTCCTGATGGAGCAGCATGAGCCCCGCACGCCGGCCGTGGCTGTGGCCTCTGGGCCTTTTATCTACGTGTACAAGAACCTGAGACCCTACTTCAAATTCACACTGCCCCCCCTGGAAATCAACCCATTGGAGGAGGGTGTTTGGGAGCAGGCTAAAGAG GATCAGGCTGACCCCTTGGTGCTGAAAGAGATGCTGGAGGAGATCCG GGAAAAATCAGTTGTTCCATTGTCGGTGAAGTCTTTGAT GTTCTTGGCCCTCGATCCCCCTGAAATGGACTCATTCTTGGACCAGCACAAACTTTTGCCTCTGAAGCGCCAG ACAGTGATCACCTGCATGGCTACTCTGAAGAAGAACATGGTGGACGAAGATGCCATCAGCTGCCTGGTGATTGGAATGGAGAGCGCCGAGATCCTGGTCTTGGATCCCGAGGCCTTCACTGTCCTGGCAAAG ATGGTGTTGCCGAGCGTGCCGGCCTTCCTGGATGTCACGGGGCAGTTTGATGTGGAGTACCGTCTCACCGTGGCCTGCCGGAACGGCTGCATCTATGTCCTCCGCAG GGACTCAAAGCGGCCAAAATACTGCATTGAGCTCAGCTCTCATTCTGTGGGTTTGATCTGGGTCCAGAAGAACATTGTGACCGCTTGTTCCGATGAGACGCTGCGAGCCTATACACAAAAG GGAAAGAAGCTCTGGACGGTCCAGCTGCCGGCCCCACCAACAGCTTTGAGCCTCATGGACCAGAAATCCCGGGGCTTCCAGGCCGTGCTGGTGGCCTTGGCCAATGTGGAGGTACATGTGTACCGGGACAAAAACCTTGTCGACATCATCCAAACACAG gatgtGGTCACCAGCATCTGCTTTGGCCGCTACGGGCGGGAGGACAATACCCTTGTCATGACCACAAAAG GCGGCGGCCTTATTGTGAAGATCTTAAAGCGCACTGCAACATTCGACGGGGGCAACATCTTTGTTGGCGCCCCTGTTGCCCAGAGCATCAAGCTCAGCCTCCCCAAGAAGACCCAGCTGTACGTGGACCAGACACTCCGGGAGCGAGAGAGTGGAGTGG CCATGCACCAGGTCTTCCAGAGGGACCTGAATCGTATCCGCCTCACGGCTGCTCGCGCCTATGCCCAGGTGCTGGAGTGCAACCAGGCCCCTGTCTCGGAGTCGCTGCAGGAGCCTCTGAAGATGAACGCTGTG GTCCAGGGCATGGGCCCCACCTTCAAGGTGATCCTGCACCTCCAGAATGCCTCGGCCACCCGCGCCATCATTGGGCTCCTCATCAACTTTGAGTACGATGAGAACTTCTACTCCGTTGAGCGTCCTTTCTTCAAG GCTCCCATGTTGGTCCCGGGGCTGAACTACCCACTGTCGACCTTTGTGGAGTGTCTCAGCGACAAAGCCATATCGGACGTGATCAAG GTGTTTGTGCTGCGGGAGGGGCTGCGAGACCCGTTGCTCTCGGTTCATATCAATATGCCTGTGAGCGAAGGCTTGGTGATGTCGGGGTAG